TAGGGTTTTTTTTTCGAGCAACTccgaataaattttctaaatagcaataatgttaaattatgagattctttttttaatactaaaaaatgtAACGGAAAAAACTTTCAAGGTCTATTTTATGGGATTTTTGTAAATGGCTATTAATAAAGTCGGATATattcttagtaatataattcagttttttatttatatttttaaccggtttttaatatattattattgtttaaaccAGAATTATTCATGCAACAATTTATGTGCAattattagttaataattatttttcaagcttacttttcaaaataattaatttatatcaaaataattatgttcTACAGATAGGGTTATACTTTTGcataagaataaattatcactAGATTCTTTATTTCCAATCTTAAAACGAAACACTCATGTGAGTAAGTTAAAGTAGTCCGGCTGTTgtgtagtcaactaggcaatttgtatgacgtaaatgtaataaaatgctctaaaaatatcgtaaaagcgtcaaaaccaaagttttttgttgttgttgcataaacagaatcttacaataccacgcaactacaaaaatatataatatattgtgtgcaagtgatgcttataaattagataatatagatatcactcttcaatcatcaataatcTAACTGttgtcgtctctgttcatcaaatgatggatcttcgatgaactcataattaaatttaaatgtttttatattatcgacaaattatatttctatggtattattataaaaaacaaaattgtctaattatttaaacagttttttatcacactctctagattttttgatatagaaatatccaattgaaaaggacaacctatatgattcatcattttttcagccaactttgaacgataaaataataatagaaagcccgatgacctaggtattttttgtgattttttgaaactttgttaatcaaaaaatgtatttactaagttttattgaaatccctagtactATCCAATTATTAAAGCTCAACGCTAAAACAAAAGATTTGGCAATCCTACCTGTATCCTATATATTCCAAAATTATACGAAACTAAAAACAGACTAAACAAATTTCAAgatgcatatttattatttatgcattTCCTTAAATCaatcatcataatttttaaccgtcatactataattaataaattatttttcaaaacaaaaaatcgaaacacGTGCGATCATTAGTCGCACTTGCTTTACCTGCTGGAcaattattatctaattaatttcttttaattatttaattataacatatttattgtaACTAAAATAAACTATGTAACTAAATTAGTTTTGCACGCAAAGATAAACAATCTGAAGAGTACTTAATATGATTAAAGAAGGTCGGGGTCGAACAGGAAACGttgaaaaggaaattaaaatactGACGAACTGTGACTGcattaattttctttgtaacgtttaaaaactATGTTAAGTACCATTAATACCTATATTTGCAgagaaagtgaaatttttaatagaagttTATccttcaaattataaaaagaattttattatgcatgacaaaatattaaagttactattaacataattaaatgGTTTAATCTTATttgtacataataattttagaataataatagaTCGTTACTTATCCACTGACTAAGCAATTAGATTCCATCGAAGCTAGTTCGATAATTGGATGACAAgggaaaaagtataaaatacataatttaaaacaaagtcgctttcccCTGTCTTTCCCTATGTTCCCATGTATGCTTAGATcattaaaactacgcaacggattttgaggcggttttttctaatagagAGAGTGAtttaagaggaaggtttttgtatacaaaaggagagtaagtgacggcatatgaagtgaaggttaaaacacaataatctttgtattataaaattgaagttgcccagcgaagcgggtagttcacagctagtattatatacacaaaaatttcgTGTAACATGTTTGTTCGGGATAAATTACGAaactactaaaccgattttggTCAAATTTCGTAACTATCTGTAATTTGGTCCAACTTAAAAGATAGGATAGTTTTGTAGCCCCGACCTGTCAAGGGGAAGGGGACAGAGGgatgtaattttgaataaaaaatcgttatttttgtattcactacttaaccgattttataaatttcttcgCCATAGAATGCTACATTTTCAGCAAATAACATGGGTTATTAATGCGACCTTAGCATTCGGGTTCCACTAAAAAGTTAAAtcccatgaaattgtgaacaaaaggagagACAAATGAAGGCTTATTATTTCATATGCATATTATTTCTCCAGCCTGTATTTTCTTAACCACGCCAGattttccttattcctttatcaaattccatgattaacttctcattttaaagcttatcgtgctgactaatgacgaaaaatagactcacgatCTAAAGATGTACCACCTAGAAAAAACAggctatagaaataatattaagatttaattttgtttattgtgtAATTTGTGTATCATATCTGTAAATAaagttgcctataaataaaaagaaagtaaaatactctcttatacatatattatttctcttgtGGACACTAGAGGTTTACAGAGTGACGCTAAGGATAATttgcaatttaatattaatatatttgcacgcattaaaaatttcctttttctaTTTCTAGAATGGATActcattgaaaataaatgaaataaaaagttgtgGTGGTCCAGATCAAATTATTACACTATCCGATGATTTCACAGTTTGGATGGATGACGATTGTAATATCATAACCAAAGGTTGTGCCAAAGTTAAAGCTTTTAAAACCGCagttgtaagttttttttttttaacaataaattattaaagtttttattataaattgtataattttctaGGGAAAATATAAGGCTGTTAAAGCTCCATTACCTCCATTTGCTGGAGAAATAGATTTATGTGAGGCGGTTGTACAGTACGCAGATTTAGTGGATCCATTCTTTGAACTATTAGCATTACCAAAAAGATGTCCAGTTGATGACGTAAGTTATaccaattttcattataaatttaatagattaattatttaaaaattctagcTTTGAAAAGCGCGTTGTTTACAGAATcattctttagttttttttaataactccaATTTTACACTAATTAAAAATCGAAACAGGGTCGGATTTAGGTCTTACCTACTCGTAGGTCTTATGCCCACCGATTACCGAGTCAAGACAGCtaagataataatattgtttaaaaaagtatgaaatcaattattttaagtttgaacTTCCCCTTCGTTATCTAAATCGGCGTgctttcactcaaaacaataaccTCATTaggtcaaaaattatattaaaggtGAATACTTTTCCAGTCCATTACCATGGCACAGCACTTTGCGGTAGTCATTCGTCAGTAGACCTGAGATCATATATGATTTGAGGTTCTCCTAATTCCAAAGTCTACCCTAAGATTATTCAAAACCGAATAAATATGACTTGCACCTTTTAGCAAAAGAGAGCGAGTTACCAGAGTTTTAGAGGTCgttatttttactcaaaaaatttatatattctgGTAAAGATTAACATAGATGGGCTTGGCTAGTATATGACTGGCACCGAtatgaaaaagtataaaatttaaaaaaaaattaaatatttttcagatgGATTACTGTTTAGATGGAACAAAGAAAGTGAGCATTGCCAAATACAAGAAGAAATTAAGCATGGCTGCTGGTAAAATTGATGTACAATTAAATGTTACGCACGATACTGGTGTCTCTTGTACGCAtgtaaatttagaaattattcgACCTAAAAAAGgataaataatatctaaatattaattaataaattgtataaatgtgtacctagaattattataaataattgtaaataaaatattacaataattgcaatttaaaaaattattattaaatccaaaaatatttttgtaatcatttttttcagaTCCTAAAATCGAAGAAATCGTAACTTTTTTCAAGGAATAAACcttcttaataaatattgtacacAATGGTATATTTAAAGgacaattaatcattttaattattatacttttctattattttatggacatggtgtaaattatttttcaattttttatagcatttgaaaaattagatttgcaattactcatttaataaaaaaatcctttGTTTATTGATAACTATGTCAAGTATTTAATTActcaattaaagtaaaaattacattgaaaaaatccttctatgattaatttaaaagtacataaactctaatttattacaatatataatgactcaaaattatttaaatatgtataattaaaaatatttaattataatttattcaccATCAGATTTTTTCTTCATCTGTAATATTAAGATCGATGTGTTGATCATCGATCTCttcattatttgattatatttggtCAACGAttaataatcttaattaacctgCAGGATTAATTCATTAATAGGTTTTACTATGGTTAGCCCTCCCGCTAAACACCATAACTTTATTTCcattattttgatcaaatagAAAGCCTGCGGCCAGCTTGGGCCCTGGAACTCGCTGCACTCGCATGTATGTCCAAATCATCAATAGCTATATTTAATTATGCTTGGCCCCACATAGCCCGGTTGCTAAACATAAACTTTACTTCCATTTCTTGGCCAATTAGACGGCATTCAGCTTAGCTTTACTTTCGGAAGTAATGCTAGGCCATTTCATGAAAAAGCTAAAATATTAGAACGAACGCTGAGTGATCCCTAAATAGCACTACTACATGAACATAGCAATCTAAACAACCGGATTCTTGTGGggataacaactttctaatttccgtaaaaattttaaattttcgtatatttttttctgtaagcCTGATTTAAGGCTCAGTTGTATCGGAGATAAGGAGGAGGCGATTTAAATTTTCCTCTTCGTCTTCCAAAACCAGTTCGCAAAATCAGATTCCATCAATCGAATTTATTTTCGTAGAATGAATGAATCACAGAGAGgtctttattttaaacatgaaaGTATGGAAAAAATACTGGATTGATCTTTATCTAAGAGAACATATCTTCTTCCAACAAAGGGCCTTCATTCGATACCGCAGGGCTTATGCCTACGAGATTCTATGATATTCTAATAATGCATACAATCAACATTACATTAATGATATGATAGTTGCCGTAGTAATTGAAAAACGAAGTTTGCGTTTTTACATTTTGGTTCAATTTTTCTACATTGATATCTCAGTAATCAAATCAcaatcttaataaataataaagatttaaacaaaaaattattttaaaattagagatTTTACATCTACGCTATTTACatctaataataagaaaaacgaaaaaaaaaacaataattttaaaaaatctattaaaatatacaaatgcaTTTCATCGTgtatactgaataaaaaatatcaattgttcaacttttagtcaaaatttttgcgatattagtaaaattaatcaaaGTCAAAATcgtactaataatttttttaatacaaataatattagcgctctttttttaaattgtgattaTTTATTACTGAATATAAAATTCCCTACACtctttatttttcattgatatTGGTATTACTGATCTATGGTTCCTTTCTGTTAGCTTGGAGGTGTTTAACACGTTAGTTTTTCAAGTATGTGTCGAATAATGCTTTAGTTAatcttaaataattcaattcatcaaataaaattttattaaataaatagttaaattacATTCCTAAATACGCAAGTAATAAGttcagttatatatttttattaatatttgtttaatttaattttgaaaaaacatggTTAAACTCAAGACAGTTTGATGAAttcgattataatcaatatcaTATGAtccaaaatgttattttactaaatatttttattttcagaatgtTGATGCCCAAAAAAAATCGTGTCTCAATATATGAGTACCTCT
The Chrysoperla carnea chromosome 4, inChrCarn1.1, whole genome shotgun sequence genome window above contains:
- the LOC123298453 gene encoding uncharacterized protein LOC123298453 isoform X1, with the translated sequence MASNNLAMITFSLTIFSSIVAIAWACNGYSLKINEIKSCGGPDQIITLSDDFTVWMDDDCNIITKGCAKVKAFKTAVGKYKAVKAPLPPFAGEIDLCEAVVQYADLVDPFFELLALPKRCPVDDMDYCLDGTKKVSIAKYKKKLSMAAGKIDVQLNVTHDTGVSCTHVNLEIIRPKKG
- the LOC123298453 gene encoding uncharacterized protein LOC123298453 isoform X2 — protein: MASNNLAMITFSLTIFSSIVAIAWACNGYSLKINEIKSCGGPDQIITLSDDFTVWMDDDCNIITKGCAKVKAFKTAVGKYKAVKAPLPPFAGEIDLCEAVVQYADLVDPFFELLALPKRCPVDDKKLSMAAGKIDVQLNVTHDTGVSCTHVNLEIIRPKKG